In Prunus dulcis chromosome 1, ALMONDv2, whole genome shotgun sequence, the following are encoded in one genomic region:
- the LOC117615584 gene encoding stromal cell-derived factor 2-like protein, with protein MAMGFFCLALFLIFGLDLDTGYAASASTSEGVEVTYGTVLKLMHEKTKFRLHSHDVPYGSGSGQQSVTGFPNVDDANSYWIVRPELETAAKQGDSIPSGTIIRLQHMKTRKWLHSHLHASPITGNQEVSCFGGESESDTGDHWRVMIEGSGKTWKQDQRVRIQHVDTGVYLHSHDKKYTRIAGGQQEVCAVREKRADNVWLAAEGVYLPVGETK; from the exons ATGGCGATGGGTTTCTTCTGCCTTGCTCTGTTCCTCATCTTCGGCCTCGATCTCGATACAGGCTACGCTGCTTCCGCTTCTACCTCCGAGGGCGTCGAG GTGACGTACGGGACTGTGCTGAAGCTGATGCACGAGAAGACCAAGTTTCGCCTGCATTCCCACGACGTGCCGTATGGTTCCGGTAGTGGTCAGCAGTCTGTCACTGGTTTTCCCAACGTTGACGATGCAAATAGCTACTGG ATTGTTAGACCTGAGCTCGAAACAGCTGCCAAGCAAGGTGATAGCATTCCAAGTGGGACAATTATCAGGTTGCAGCACATGAAGACTAGGAAATGGCTGCACAGCCATTTGCACGCCTCCCCCATAACTGGCAACCAAGAG GTGAGCTGCTTTGGGGGAGAATCTGAATCTGATACTGGCGATCACTGGAG GGTTATGATTGAAGGGAGTGGGAAGACCTGGAAGCAGGATCAAAGGGTTCGAATTCAGCATGTCGACACAGGTGTTTATCTACATAGTCATGACAAGAAGTACACCCGCATTGCCGGGGGACAGCAGGAG GTTTGCGCTGTCAGAGAAAAACGCGCGGACAATGTTTGGTTGGCAGCCGAAGGCGTGTACCTCCCGGTCGGTGAAACCAAGTAG